From a single Fulvivirga ulvae genomic region:
- the hflX gene encoding GTPase HflX: MDDKSNKGVLVSVAKKGEDDRIVDEHLDELAFLALTANITTEKIFTQKLEQPDKRTFIGKGKLEEVHAFVVANDIDLVIFDDDLSPSQLRNLEKDLNCQIYDRSLLILDIFLNRAQTAQAKTQVELARYQYLMPRLTRMWTHLERQRGGTGTRGGAGEKEIETDRRMIRNQISVLKKKLEKIEKQNAVQRKSRSNIVRVALVGYTNVGKSTLMRILSKSDVKAEDKLFATVDATVRKVVIHHIPFLLSDTVGFIRKLPHHLIESFKSTLAEVREADVLLHVVDVSHPAYEDHIRVVKETLREIDASDKPTIYVFNKIDLLENEDEEPVEKIHSIHMEQDDGKVFVSAHKGINLDGLKDLISKKVKKRHYQIFPNYLKDEYYLGQEHGEDL; the protein is encoded by the coding sequence ATGGACGATAAAAGCAACAAAGGAGTACTGGTTAGTGTTGCCAAAAAAGGCGAGGATGACAGGATTGTAGACGAACACCTTGACGAGCTGGCATTTCTGGCATTGACAGCTAATATAACAACTGAAAAAATATTCACACAAAAACTGGAACAGCCGGACAAGCGTACCTTTATAGGTAAGGGTAAACTTGAGGAAGTTCATGCGTTTGTGGTTGCGAACGATATTGACCTGGTGATTTTTGATGATGACCTTTCTCCTTCGCAACTAAGAAATCTTGAGAAAGATTTAAACTGCCAGATTTATGACCGCAGTTTGCTCATCCTTGATATCTTTCTTAACAGAGCCCAGACAGCCCAGGCCAAAACGCAGGTAGAATTGGCCAGGTACCAATACCTGATGCCCAGGCTGACCAGAATGTGGACTCACCTGGAAAGACAGCGTGGAGGCACCGGTACTCGTGGAGGTGCGGGTGAAAAGGAAATAGAAACAGATAGAAGGATGATCAGAAACCAGATTTCGGTACTTAAGAAGAAACTGGAAAAGATCGAAAAGCAGAATGCCGTACAGCGGAAGTCCAGGAGCAATATAGTGAGAGTGGCTTTGGTCGGGTATACCAACGTGGGCAAGTCAACCCTGATGCGGATACTGTCCAAAAGCGATGTGAAGGCCGAAGATAAGCTCTTTGCCACTGTAGATGCAACAGTTCGAAAGGTTGTGATCCATCACATACCCTTTTTGCTGTCAGACACGGTAGGTTTTATAAGGAAATTACCACATCACCTGATTGAATCTTTCAAGTCCACCTTAGCGGAGGTAAGAGAGGCTGACGTATTGCTGCATGTAGTTGATGTTTCACACCCGGCTTATGAAGATCACATAAGAGTGGTGAAGGAAACCCTTCGTGAAATTGATGCATCTGACAAACCTACAATTTATGTATTCAACAAAATTGACCTTTTGGAGAATGAAGACGAGGAACCGGTAGAAAAGATACACTCCATACATATGGAGCAGGATGATGGAAAAGTATTTGTGTCTGCCCATAAAGGAATAAACCTTGATGGCCTGAAAGATCTTATATCGAAGAAAGTCAAGAAAAGACATTACCAAATATTCCCGAACTACCTGAAAGACGAGTATTACCTGGGGCAGGAGCATGGGGAAGACTTATAA
- a CDS encoding biliverdin-producing heme oxygenase → MLIEKLRKATGSLHAKTENLLFANAKSFDMNWYGFFLRANFHFHQAYEPVVTNTDFAKQPEWNNFDRNKSDKLYQDLSFLKFLPEKPLVGNYFEGWSEPQLLGAAYVSEGSGLGGQVILRNMMKISAFDEKRCGKFIHGHGSLTGVAWKAFLELLEKEGRHNEHTVVDGAISAFGFFETIIKSLRKDMYNLADT, encoded by the coding sequence ATGCTCATTGAGAAACTTAGAAAAGCTACTGGTTCGTTACATGCCAAAACAGAAAATCTCCTTTTTGCAAATGCAAAAAGCTTCGATATGAATTGGTATGGATTCTTTCTTCGGGCAAATTTTCATTTTCACCAAGCTTACGAACCTGTAGTTACCAATACTGACTTTGCAAAGCAGCCAGAGTGGAATAATTTTGATAGAAACAAAAGTGATAAACTTTATCAGGACTTAAGTTTCCTGAAGTTTTTGCCTGAAAAACCGCTTGTCGGCAATTATTTTGAAGGCTGGAGTGAACCTCAGTTGCTTGGCGCAGCATATGTGAGTGAGGGCTCCGGGTTAGGAGGGCAGGTCATTCTTAGAAACATGATGAAGATATCTGCATTCGACGAAAAGCGCTGTGGTAAGTTTATTCATGGTCATGGTTCTTTAACCGGGGTTGCCTGGAAAGCTTTCTTAGAGCTGCTCGAAAAGGAAGGTAGGCATAACGAACACACAGTAGTGGACGGTGCAATCAGTGCTTTTGGGTTTTTTGAGACCATAATAAAGTCGTTAAGAAAAGATATGTATAACTTAGCTGACACTTAA